One genomic segment of Cardinium endosymbiont of Culicoides punctatus includes these proteins:
- a CDS encoding sodium:solute symporter family protein, protein MILSNLPLIMVITFLLFTLATGVYFSKKTTSLKEYAVGHKNFSTATLVATVLATIFGGGGLIRTVQQVHKQGLYWILFSIVAGGGIDFWMISVLARRMTLFMGHLSMAESIGRIYGKIPRVITAIACIITAIATIAIQINVITLTVGMCTDMVDPRIITIIATLILIFYSSFGGIRAVTYTDALQFITFLIIIPVLAWLMFQKTGQSMGETLTFLQTQEKFQFSNVIYWNTNLINIIALILAGMVSYIKPPTIQRIYMASSTIQAERVFMYSSILRLFIVIFIILVGVAAFVSFPDSSIQDVWVYIMGNIHPLFRGLICMSLLALTMSTADSELNTCSVLIVHDILKSIRNKQTTTSNGLGLIRLTSLIIGLSAMILTFYCTDLLELMQLVFACSIPIITAPFILAVFSFRGTSSTALIGMVTGALTMIAWKIWGEPKTDIDGSFFCMLANGIAMMVAHYSRPQPEGTGWMKEDDEAKQKRQAQERKKKRMQEEEKLRSKLEKLKPNHQSLLLMAFYIGITTLFALFIIGKDHFTNWYVLRVITALIFFCYGMHQNKGGTRYISGKYWVIGLLFALSMDITFHWLHSTNLIFTLFLAFVHLAFTVYILPSYVSIPAMVLNVSMLAYAIFQLEIEGILQISVKNMPLVLVFGVVMLFIIFYTKNQNNLLIKQNIYLKDQQKAQEEQKLKEIAYGLDITQKRDKDVIAENGTILENVVSNVTQAISFLHNSTPLYKEDFQSIINKFTDWALFLKRHSKS, encoded by the coding sequence ATGATACTATCCAATCTTCCACTTATTATGGTAATAACCTTTTTGTTATTTACGTTGGCTACAGGGGTCTACTTTAGTAAAAAAACGACCAGCCTTAAAGAATATGCTGTAGGTCATAAAAATTTTTCCACAGCTACGTTGGTAGCTACGGTATTGGCTACAATTTTTGGAGGAGGAGGATTAATACGAACCGTACAACAAGTCCATAAGCAAGGCTTATATTGGATATTATTTTCGATAGTGGCAGGAGGAGGTATAGACTTTTGGATGATCAGTGTTCTTGCAAGACGTATGACATTATTTATGGGTCACCTTTCTATGGCAGAAAGTATTGGACGCATATATGGAAAAATACCAAGAGTTATTACTGCAATAGCTTGCATCATTACTGCTATTGCTACTATTGCTATTCAAATTAATGTAATAACATTGACCGTCGGTATGTGTACAGATATGGTTGATCCTAGAATTATAACTATTATTGCTACACTTATTCTTATTTTTTATTCTTCATTTGGAGGCATTCGTGCAGTAACTTATACAGATGCACTGCAATTTATAACCTTTTTAATAATTATTCCTGTATTAGCTTGGCTTATGTTCCAAAAAACGGGACAGTCAATGGGAGAGACGTTGACCTTTTTACAAACACAAGAAAAATTCCAATTTTCAAATGTAATTTATTGGAATACTAATTTAATCAATATAATTGCATTAATTTTAGCTGGCATGGTGTCTTATATAAAACCACCAACAATACAAAGGATCTATATGGCTTCTAGTACTATACAAGCTGAAAGGGTTTTTATGTATTCTAGTATACTGCGCTTATTTATAGTTATTTTCATAATCTTAGTGGGAGTAGCTGCTTTTGTTTCATTTCCAGACTCATCTATACAAGATGTTTGGGTATATATTATGGGTAACATACACCCCTTGTTTAGAGGGCTCATTTGTATGAGCCTACTTGCGCTTACCATGTCTACAGCTGATTCAGAGCTTAATACTTGTTCTGTTTTAATTGTCCATGATATTTTAAAAAGTATACGTAATAAACAAACAACTACTTCAAATGGGCTTGGACTTATTAGGCTTACTTCCCTAATTATAGGTTTATCTGCCATGATACTAACATTTTACTGTACAGATTTGCTAGAACTAATGCAACTGGTATTTGCTTGTTCTATACCAATCATTACAGCCCCCTTTATCTTAGCTGTTTTTAGCTTTCGAGGTACTTCCTCTACTGCCCTGATAGGTATGGTTACTGGGGCATTGACTATGATAGCATGGAAAATATGGGGTGAGCCAAAAACAGATATAGATGGTTCCTTTTTTTGTATGTTGGCTAATGGCATAGCCATGATGGTTGCACATTACTCACGTCCACAGCCAGAAGGTACAGGATGGATGAAAGAGGATGATGAAGCTAAACAAAAAAGACAGGCACAGGAAAGGAAAAAAAAGCGGATGCAAGAAGAAGAAAAACTCCGTAGTAAGTTAGAGAAACTTAAGCCTAATCATCAAAGTCTGTTGTTAATGGCCTTTTATATTGGAATTACCACGCTGTTTGCTCTCTTTATAATTGGAAAAGATCATTTTACAAATTGGTATGTACTTAGAGTAATAACGGCCCTCATCTTTTTTTGTTATGGTATGCATCAAAACAAGGGTGGCACCCGTTATATATCTGGAAAGTATTGGGTTATAGGACTGCTTTTTGCACTTTCTATGGACATTACTTTTCACTGGTTACATAGTACAAATCTTATTTTTACCTTATTTTTAGCTTTTGTTCACCTGGCTTTTACTGTATATATATTACCCTCTTATGTAAGCATACCTGCTATGGTGCTTAACGTTTCAATGCTTGCTTATGCTATCTTCCAGTTAGAAATAGAAGGAATCTTGCAAATAAGTGTCAAAAACATGCCATTGGTTTTAGTATTCGGTGTAGTTATGCTATTTATTATTTTTTACACTAAAAATCAAAATAATTTGTTAATTAAGCAGAATATTTATCTAAAGGACCAACAGAAAGCTCAAGAAGAACAGAAACTTAAAGAAATCGCATATGGATTGGATATAACGCAAAAAAGAGACAAAGATGTAATTGCAGAAAATGGGACCATTTTAGAAAATGTGGTCAGCAATGTAACCCAAGCTATATCCTTTTTACATAACAGCACTCCGTTATATAAAGAAGATTTTCAGAGTATAATAAATAAATTTACAGATTGGGCGCTATTCTTAAAAAGACATAGTAAATCAAA